From one Alicyclobacillus acidocaldarius subsp. acidocaldarius Tc-4-1 genomic stretch:
- a CDS encoding aldehyde dehydrogenase family protein encodes MLDVRQLSRQYIAGEWRDGRSSRVHLDQNPFDGSTVAEIRLATVEDIDQAYRAASEAQKTWAQVSPFERQAVMERALQIWEGYRDEVISLVADEIGGTFIKAAIEFELVKNFLREAATYPLRMEGRLLPATIPGKENRLLRLPAGVVGILSPFNFPMCLSMRALAPAVACGNGVVLKPHEEAAITGGTLLAKVFEEAGVPKGLVNVVVADVAEIGDAFLEHPIPRIISFTGSTAVGRHIAEVAGRHLKRVTLELGGNSALIVLDDADLDLAVDAAIFSRFTHQGQICMCANRLIVVKDVYEQFLGKFVERVSKLKMGNPRDPETVIGPLINRRQVERLLAVVDTSLEQGARVAYRGPVEGNVVGPVVLVDVRPEMACAREEMFGPVVAVIPVENEEDAVRVANDSDYGLTGAVITRDVERGVRIAMQVETGMFHVNDGTVNDEPLVAFGGERASGVGGYNGQWGIEEFTTLKWISIQRERRQYPI; translated from the coding sequence ATGCTGGATGTCAGGCAACTCTCACGACAATACATCGCCGGTGAGTGGCGCGACGGACGCAGTTCTCGCGTGCATCTCGATCAGAATCCGTTCGATGGCTCGACGGTCGCCGAGATTCGGCTTGCCACGGTGGAAGACATCGACCAGGCGTATCGCGCCGCCTCGGAGGCGCAGAAGACCTGGGCTCAGGTGAGTCCGTTCGAACGGCAGGCGGTCATGGAGCGAGCGCTGCAGATCTGGGAGGGCTATCGAGATGAGGTGATCTCGCTCGTCGCGGACGAGATCGGAGGCACGTTCATCAAGGCGGCGATTGAGTTCGAATTGGTGAAGAACTTCCTCCGCGAGGCGGCGACGTACCCGCTGCGCATGGAAGGGCGGCTCTTGCCGGCCACGATTCCCGGAAAAGAAAATCGCCTGTTGCGCCTGCCTGCCGGGGTGGTGGGCATTCTGAGTCCGTTCAATTTCCCGATGTGTTTGTCCATGCGCGCCTTGGCGCCTGCCGTCGCGTGCGGCAACGGTGTCGTCCTGAAGCCGCACGAAGAGGCTGCCATCACGGGCGGCACGCTGCTAGCGAAGGTGTTTGAGGAGGCGGGCGTACCGAAGGGGCTGGTCAACGTCGTCGTGGCTGACGTCGCGGAGATCGGTGATGCGTTTCTCGAGCATCCGATTCCGAGAATCATCTCGTTCACCGGCTCCACAGCGGTCGGGCGGCATATCGCGGAGGTGGCGGGTCGGCACCTGAAGCGGGTGACCCTCGAACTGGGCGGCAACAGTGCGCTTATCGTGCTCGACGATGCCGATCTCGACCTCGCCGTCGACGCCGCGATATTCAGCCGGTTCACGCATCAGGGCCAGATCTGCATGTGCGCCAATCGCCTGATCGTCGTCAAGGATGTGTACGAGCAATTTCTCGGGAAATTTGTCGAACGCGTCTCGAAACTGAAGATGGGCAATCCTCGGGACCCCGAGACGGTCATCGGGCCGCTCATCAACCGCCGTCAGGTCGAGCGGCTGCTCGCCGTCGTCGATACGAGCCTTGAACAGGGCGCTCGAGTTGCCTATCGGGGACCCGTGGAGGGGAACGTCGTGGGGCCAGTGGTGCTCGTGGATGTGCGCCCGGAGATGGCGTGTGCCCGAGAGGAGATGTTCGGCCCCGTGGTGGCGGTCATACCCGTCGAGAACGAGGAAGACGCGGTGCGCGTGGCCAACGACAGCGACTACGGCCTGACGGGGGCTGTCATCACTCGCGACGTGGAACGCGGTGTGCGGATCGCCATGCAGGTGGAAACAGGTATGTTTCACGTGAACGACGGTACGGTGAACGACGAGCCTCTCGTGGCGTTTGGCGGCGAAAGGGCTTCGGGCGTCGGGGGGTACAACGGACAGTGGGGGATCGAGGAGTTTACCACGCTCAAATGGATTTCCATTCAGCGCGAACGGCGCCAGTATCCCATTTGA
- a CDS encoding pyrroline-5-carboxylate reductase family protein yields MTIGIIGTGHMGGMLAALLAETAGEHILVFNRTPEKAALVAERHPHISVARGLCEIAEACETVVLCTRAADGEQVIRDIGPRLLPKSLLLTTISTADLAAWQDLTPAVPVKMVPSLTQWTKSGVILVIYPDAADRSIKRRVEKLLRPIGRPYSVADGQVRVASDLTSCGPAFWARLCLAWTNAAVATGALRSTEAAELIRDTAVGFARLLEAGWSFDEVLDAVCVPGGVTEAGLEAFAGAEDIFADLHCRTARFARGHPPETPLGN; encoded by the coding sequence ATGACCATCGGCATCATTGGGACCGGACACATGGGCGGCATGCTGGCCGCCCTGCTCGCGGAGACCGCAGGCGAGCACATCCTCGTGTTCAACCGCACGCCGGAAAAGGCTGCCCTCGTGGCTGAACGTCACCCTCACATCTCTGTCGCCAGAGGACTTTGCGAGATTGCCGAGGCGTGCGAGACGGTGGTCCTCTGCACGCGCGCCGCGGACGGAGAACAGGTGATCCGCGACATCGGCCCGCGGCTCTTGCCCAAGAGCCTGCTGCTCACCACGATTTCGACGGCCGATCTTGCCGCTTGGCAGGACCTCACCCCCGCCGTCCCGGTCAAGATGGTGCCGAGCCTCACGCAGTGGACTAAATCGGGCGTCATCCTCGTCATCTACCCGGACGCCGCGGACCGAAGCATCAAGCGTCGAGTCGAGAAACTTCTTCGCCCCATCGGCCGGCCGTATTCCGTCGCGGACGGGCAAGTGCGCGTAGCGTCGGATCTCACGAGCTGTGGACCGGCCTTTTGGGCGCGCCTATGCCTCGCTTGGACCAACGCGGCCGTGGCCACAGGTGCGCTTCGTTCGACAGAAGCGGCCGAACTCATCCGCGACACGGCCGTCGGGTTTGCCCGCCTGCTCGAAGCCGGTTGGTCCTTCGACGAAGTCCTGGACGCCGTTTGCGTGCCGGGCGGCGTGACGGAAGCCGGATTAGAAGCCTTTGCTGGGGCGGAAGATATCTTCGCCGATCTCCACTGCCGCACCGCTCGCTTTGCGCGCGGCCATCCACCGGAGACACCCCTTGGCAACTGA
- a CDS encoding MFS transporter produces MGMGKALSLLVMAVFVVSLDLRPPITSIGPLVLTIQRSLHMNAAEVSLLTSIPVFCMGAFAPLTGAVAARLGMNRAIFACVGLVGIATLVRFFAHAAWLLLASAFAAGLGIAICGPLLSGFIKHHFGRRAPAVIGLYSVGIGLGALASAALSIPLAQALGSWQASLGMWTGLAALGLVAWWPVLRTAPGGGERNAGGLNAGGRDALASPSPWRTGRAWLLLAAFGLQSGIYYSTTTWLAPRAEETGYSASGAGVVLTVFALIQMFASLVVPMALGRTRNRAPWLVASASLTLVGLVACALPLPAWSSWLADALLGVGLGGLFPILLILPLDETKSGDDASRWTAMMQCGGYLISGVVPILAGAIKDATGNFLDSFWLLVALAAGLVVCSLFLHKRPSRKAV; encoded by the coding sequence ATGGGGATGGGAAAGGCGCTCTCGCTCTTGGTGATGGCGGTGTTCGTGGTGTCACTGGACCTTAGGCCGCCTATCACGTCCATCGGTCCGCTGGTGCTCACCATTCAGCGCTCGCTCCACATGAACGCCGCGGAGGTCAGCCTGCTCACGTCCATTCCCGTGTTTTGCATGGGCGCCTTCGCGCCGCTCACGGGTGCGGTGGCGGCGAGGTTAGGCATGAATCGCGCCATCTTCGCGTGTGTCGGGCTGGTGGGCATCGCGACGCTGGTGCGATTCTTTGCGCATGCGGCATGGCTGCTCTTGGCATCCGCGTTTGCGGCAGGCCTCGGCATCGCCATCTGTGGGCCGCTGCTCTCCGGCTTCATCAAGCATCATTTTGGCCGCCGCGCCCCTGCCGTGATCGGCCTGTACTCGGTGGGCATCGGCCTCGGCGCGTTGGCGAGCGCCGCGCTGTCCATTCCTCTGGCGCAAGCGCTTGGATCGTGGCAGGCGTCGCTCGGCATGTGGACGGGACTCGCCGCGCTGGGGCTTGTCGCCTGGTGGCCGGTGCTCCGAACAGCGCCAGGGGGCGGCGAACGCAACGCAGGCGGATTGAACGCCGGTGGGCGGGATGCGCTGGCGTCGCCATCGCCTTGGCGCACGGGCAGGGCGTGGCTGTTACTCGCCGCGTTCGGCCTGCAATCGGGTATCTATTATTCGACGACGACGTGGCTCGCGCCGCGGGCGGAAGAGACGGGGTATTCGGCCAGTGGCGCGGGCGTGGTGCTCACCGTGTTTGCGCTTATTCAGATGTTCGCCAGCCTTGTCGTGCCGATGGCCCTGGGCCGCACGAGGAACCGGGCACCCTGGCTCGTCGCCTCGGCGTCCTTGACGCTCGTGGGGCTCGTCGCCTGCGCTCTCCCACTCCCTGCCTGGAGTTCTTGGTTGGCGGATGCGCTACTCGGCGTAGGGCTCGGGGGACTGTTTCCCATCTTGCTCATTCTGCCGCTGGATGAGACCAAAAGCGGAGACGATGCGAGTCGCTGGACAGCCATGATGCAGTGTGGCGGCTATCTCATCTCGGGCGTGGTGCCTATCCTGGCGGGGGCCATCAAGGACGCGACCGGAAACTTTTTGGACTCGTTCTGGCTGCTCGTCGCGCTCGCCGCCGGGCTCGTCGTCTGTTCGCTCTTCCTTCACAAGCGTCCGAGCCGGAAGGCCGTCTGA
- a CDS encoding phosphoglycerate kinase, whose protein sequence is MPKKTVEDVAWRGKRALVRVDFNVPMDDAHHITDDTRIRAALPTITYLSDRGARVILMSHLGRPKGEPNPKYSLRPVADHLASLLPNKRVSFCPEAVGEEAQKAVSALADGDILLLENVRFYPGEEKNDPAFARQLADLGDVFVNDAFGSAHRAHASTAGIAQYLPCVAGFLMEKEVGIMGRALANPERPFVAIIGGAKVSDKIKVLENLLPKVDALIIGGGMANTFLAVEGHDMGKSLVEEDAKETARRLLDLARASNRKLLLPVDVVAAKAFAPDAEHTVRLVSELQPDEMALDIGPASVEMFRNEILGAKTVIWNGPMGVFEMPAFAKGTFAIAQAMAEADATTIVGGGDSVAAVEQAGVADKMTHVSTGGGASLEFLEGRTLPCVAVIEDK, encoded by the coding sequence GTGCCTAAGAAGACCGTGGAAGATGTGGCGTGGCGGGGCAAGCGCGCCCTGGTGCGCGTGGACTTCAATGTGCCTATGGACGATGCGCATCACATCACCGATGACACGCGCATCCGCGCGGCGCTGCCCACCATCACATACCTGTCGGACCGCGGCGCTCGCGTCATTCTCATGAGCCACCTCGGGCGTCCGAAGGGTGAACCGAATCCGAAGTATTCCCTTCGGCCCGTCGCAGATCACCTGGCCTCGCTCCTTCCCAACAAGCGGGTGTCGTTTTGCCCGGAGGCCGTCGGTGAGGAGGCGCAGAAGGCGGTGTCGGCGCTTGCGGACGGCGACATTCTGCTCCTGGAAAACGTCCGCTTCTATCCCGGCGAGGAGAAGAATGACCCGGCGTTCGCCCGGCAGCTGGCCGATCTTGGCGACGTCTTCGTGAACGACGCATTCGGTTCGGCGCATCGCGCGCACGCGTCCACGGCCGGGATCGCGCAATATCTACCCTGCGTGGCGGGCTTCCTCATGGAGAAGGAGGTCGGCATCATGGGCAGGGCCCTCGCGAATCCGGAGCGGCCGTTCGTCGCGATCATCGGAGGCGCCAAGGTGTCGGACAAGATCAAGGTTCTGGAGAACCTGCTGCCTAAGGTGGACGCCCTCATCATTGGCGGCGGGATGGCGAACACATTTTTGGCGGTCGAGGGCCACGACATGGGCAAATCCCTCGTCGAGGAGGACGCAAAGGAGACGGCGCGTCGACTGCTCGATCTCGCCCGCGCGTCGAACCGGAAGCTCCTGCTCCCCGTGGACGTGGTGGCGGCCAAGGCGTTTGCGCCGGACGCCGAGCACACGGTGCGGCTCGTAAGCGAGCTTCAGCCGGACGAGATGGCGCTCGACATCGGCCCGGCCAGCGTGGAGATGTTCCGAAACGAGATCCTCGGCGCGAAGACGGTCATCTGGAATGGCCCGATGGGCGTGTTTGAGATGCCCGCGTTCGCAAAGGGGACGTTTGCCATCGCGCAGGCCATGGCGGAGGCGGACGCCACCACCATCGTCGGCGGCGGCGATTCGGTGGCTGCCGTGGAACAGGCGGGCGTGGCGGACAAGATGACCCACGTCTCCACGGGCGGCGGCGCGTCGCTGGAGTTTTTGGAGGGCAGGACCCTGCCCTGCGTGGCCGTGATTGAGGACAAGTGA
- the tpiA gene encoding triose-phosphate isomerase produces MARTPLLMGNWKMYKTVAEARAFAEALGQQSQKLDRRVEYAICAPYTCLHVLRVMLPAQVRLGAQNVFPEKEGAYTGEIAPGMLAEFGTKYVLAGHSERRMLFGESDQFINQKVKAIVANGMTPVLCVGENSSQKEDGVTKEVVTGQVLQGLDGLSADEVASAVVAYEPVWAIGSGKTATPEDAQEVARAIRAAVAETWSDQAAEGLRILYGGSVKPENVASFVREPDLDGALVGGASLDPVSFAAMAEAIKEVLA; encoded by the coding sequence ATGGCGAGGACGCCCCTTCTCATGGGCAACTGGAAGATGTACAAGACGGTGGCGGAGGCCCGGGCTTTCGCGGAGGCCCTCGGGCAGCAGTCGCAGAAGCTTGACCGCCGGGTCGAGTACGCCATTTGTGCGCCGTACACCTGTTTGCACGTCCTGCGCGTGATGTTGCCGGCCCAGGTGCGCTTGGGAGCTCAGAATGTTTTCCCAGAAAAGGAAGGTGCGTATACAGGCGAGATTGCCCCGGGTATGCTTGCCGAGTTCGGGACGAAATACGTCCTGGCTGGACACTCAGAGCGCCGGATGCTGTTCGGCGAGTCGGATCAGTTCATCAATCAAAAGGTGAAGGCCATCGTGGCGAACGGCATGACACCGGTTCTGTGTGTTGGCGAGAACTCGTCGCAGAAGGAGGACGGCGTGACCAAGGAAGTGGTCACGGGTCAGGTGCTGCAGGGGCTCGACGGTCTCAGCGCAGACGAGGTGGCGAGCGCGGTCGTCGCGTACGAGCCGGTCTGGGCCATTGGGTCCGGCAAGACGGCCACGCCCGAGGACGCGCAGGAAGTCGCGCGGGCGATTCGCGCGGCCGTGGCGGAGACCTGGTCGGACCAAGCTGCCGAGGGGCTTCGCATCCTGTACGGCGGCAGCGTGAAGCCTGAAAATGTGGCGTCGTTCGTCCGTGAGCCCGATCTCGACGGGGCGCTGGTGGGCGGCGCCAGCCTGGATCCCGTGTCGTTCGCGGCGATGGCGGAAGCCATTAAGGAGGTGCTCGCATGA
- the secG gene encoding preprotein translocase subunit SecG, which produces MMLAAKIALVALCALLVLVILLQSGRSAGLSGVITGGANQFSNRRPKGMDSLLARVTVVLAILLFLVTGLIAVMYHYNVH; this is translated from the coding sequence ATGATGCTGGCGGCCAAGATTGCCCTCGTGGCGCTCTGTGCCTTGCTCGTGCTTGTCATCCTGCTCCAGTCGGGAAGAAGCGCGGGCCTGTCGGGCGTCATCACGGGCGGCGCCAACCAGTTTTCCAACCGCCGCCCAAAAGGGATGGATTCCCTGCTGGCCCGCGTGACCGTGGTGCTCGCCATACTCTTGTTCCTGGTGACGGGGCTCATCGCGGTGATGTACCACTACAACGTGCACTAG
- a CDS encoding proton-conducting transporter transmembrane domain-containing protein, which yields MADNVWFFAACWVAMDAGLIRLIAMQRRSRAARAVARMTWARLAPSMAGVILLCSMAAWAGQTSSLGAGIRALAAHPGASLVAGLLLDIVALAQAGNWPSGRWLLDSAVTPTPVSALMHAGFVNAGGLLLAKFSPVLAAGGILPRALLVAVAWISIAIGTGILMIHADYKRQLVASTMAQMGLMLTECAVGAYAVAMVHLLLHGLFKATLFLRSGSAVPRPDEVLVKAEEPSLRFPWSLLAGSALFLLYALPHPADGLRLLSGLLLGAGCAVALTSAMTLRVGRWAGAAAVVLAGALALALRDELIRAWEVLLGTPRPVDEQLAVAAAGLMALQAALYAWLRSRSRGPCSVRVYAWLAYLGDASPHAIEAHPVALETLGEEAILS from the coding sequence ATGGCAGACAATGTGTGGTTTTTCGCCGCGTGTTGGGTGGCGATGGACGCGGGGCTCATTCGGCTCATCGCGATGCAGCGTCGAAGCCGAGCCGCTCGGGCAGTGGCGCGGATGACCTGGGCGAGGCTCGCACCGAGCATGGCGGGCGTCATTCTTCTTTGCAGCATGGCGGCATGGGCTGGGCAAACGTCGTCGCTCGGTGCGGGGATCCGCGCGCTCGCCGCGCACCCTGGCGCTAGCCTGGTCGCGGGCCTTCTTCTTGACATCGTTGCGCTCGCTCAGGCGGGCAACTGGCCATCCGGGCGCTGGCTGCTCGACTCCGCCGTAACGCCGACGCCCGTATCCGCTTTGATGCACGCCGGGTTCGTGAACGCGGGAGGGCTGCTTCTCGCCAAATTTTCTCCCGTTCTCGCGGCAGGGGGAATCCTCCCTCGCGCGCTGCTTGTGGCCGTGGCATGGATTAGCATCGCCATCGGCACGGGGATCCTTATGATCCATGCGGACTACAAGCGCCAGCTCGTCGCGTCCACGATGGCCCAAATGGGGCTCATGTTGACGGAGTGCGCTGTGGGTGCGTACGCCGTCGCGATGGTCCACCTGTTGCTGCATGGGCTGTTCAAAGCGACGCTCTTTCTGCGATCCGGCTCGGCCGTGCCTCGCCCAGACGAGGTATTGGTGAAGGCGGAGGAGCCCTCCCTTCGCTTTCCGTGGTCGCTGCTCGCTGGCTCAGCGTTGTTCCTGCTGTATGCCCTGCCCCATCCGGCAGATGGGCTTCGCCTTCTGTCCGGTTTGCTGCTTGGCGCGGGATGTGCAGTTGCGCTCACTTCCGCGATGACCCTACGGGTTGGGCGATGGGCGGGTGCCGCCGCTGTAGTTTTGGCAGGCGCGCTTGCGTTGGCGCTTCGCGACGAATTGATCCGTGCGTGGGAGGTCCTTCTGGGAACTCCACGACCGGTGGACGAGCAGCTCGCAGTTGCGGCGGCGGGCCTGATGGCGCTTCAGGCCGCGCTCTACGCTTGGCTTCGCAGTCGTTCTCGCGGTCCATGTTCCGTGCGCGTCTATGCGTGGCTCGCGTATCTCGGCGATGCGAGCCCGCATGCCATCGAAGCGCACCCCGTGGCGCTTGAAACGCTGGGAGAGGAGGCGATACTTTCGTGA
- the gpmI gene encoding 2,3-bisphosphoglycerate-independent phosphoglycerate mutase: MTEFVRKPRPNGKGPVALIILDGFGLSPHHEGNAVYLAKTPNFDHYWETYPHTTLQASGEAVGLPDGQFGNSEVGHSNIGAGRILYQDLTRITKAIRDGDFFQNEVLVRAMDLAVRRKKTLHICGLVSDGGVHSHIDHLFALLRMAAGRKVPRVAVHAFLDGRDTPPTTGVGYLTELQRLMDDLQTGFIATVMGRYYAMDRDRRWERVKLAYDAMVHGEGNRREDVIAAVQASYEADVTDEFVKPIVHVGADGKPLAAVEDGDSLIFFNFRPDRAIQLSLAFTDPAFDGFDRGPNPPKVHFVSMTKYSDDVKSEIAYPPDFPTETYGEVVSKAGLTQLRIAETEKFPHVTFFFSGGREEPFPGEERVLIPSPKVATYDLKPEMSAYEVADAAAKRIRSGEIDTMILNFANPDMVGHTGSLEAAIEACEAVDECLKTVMDAIFDMDGVAIITADHGNADMMIYPDTGEVCTTHTTNPVPCIVTVPGLKLREGGVLADLAPTLLDLLGVPKPQAMTGTTLIEH; the protein is encoded by the coding sequence ATGACCGAGTTTGTGCGAAAACCGCGCCCGAACGGCAAAGGCCCCGTCGCGCTCATCATCCTCGACGGCTTCGGCTTAAGTCCGCACCACGAGGGAAACGCGGTGTACCTGGCCAAGACGCCGAACTTCGATCACTACTGGGAGACGTATCCGCACACGACGCTACAGGCGTCCGGCGAGGCCGTCGGCTTGCCGGACGGGCAGTTCGGCAACTCCGAGGTCGGTCACTCGAACATCGGGGCGGGGCGCATCCTGTATCAGGATTTGACCCGGATCACCAAGGCCATCCGCGACGGCGACTTCTTCCAGAACGAGGTCCTGGTTCGCGCGATGGATCTCGCCGTGCGCCGCAAGAAGACCCTGCACATCTGCGGCCTCGTGTCGGACGGCGGCGTGCACAGCCACATCGATCACCTGTTTGCGCTGCTGCGCATGGCCGCGGGCCGAAAGGTTCCCCGCGTCGCTGTCCACGCGTTCCTCGACGGGCGGGACACGCCGCCGACGACGGGCGTCGGATATCTGACCGAACTCCAGCGGCTCATGGACGATCTCCAGACGGGGTTCATCGCGACGGTGATGGGGCGGTATTACGCGATGGATCGCGACAGGCGCTGGGAGCGCGTCAAGCTCGCGTACGACGCGATGGTCCACGGCGAGGGGAATCGCCGAGAGGACGTCATCGCGGCTGTTCAGGCGAGCTACGAGGCGGACGTCACGGACGAGTTCGTGAAGCCCATCGTGCACGTGGGCGCGGACGGCAAGCCGCTCGCGGCGGTGGAAGACGGGGATAGCCTGATCTTCTTCAACTTCCGGCCGGATCGCGCCATTCAGCTATCGCTCGCCTTCACCGATCCGGCGTTCGATGGGTTCGACCGCGGGCCCAATCCGCCAAAGGTGCACTTTGTCTCGATGACGAAATACAGCGACGATGTGAAGAGCGAGATCGCGTATCCGCCGGACTTCCCGACCGAGACGTACGGGGAGGTCGTGTCGAAGGCGGGGCTGACGCAGCTCCGCATCGCGGAGACGGAGAAGTTTCCGCACGTCACGTTCTTCTTCTCCGGCGGGCGCGAGGAGCCGTTCCCCGGCGAGGAACGCGTGCTCATCCCGTCGCCCAAGGTCGCCACGTACGATTTGAAGCCGGAGATGAGCGCGTACGAGGTGGCGGATGCGGCGGCCAAGCGCATTCGCTCGGGCGAGATCGACACCATGATCCTGAACTTCGCGAACCCGGACATGGTCGGGCACACCGGCTCGCTCGAGGCGGCCATCGAGGCGTGCGAGGCGGTCGACGAGTGCCTGAAGACCGTGATGGACGCCATCTTCGACATGGACGGCGTCGCCATCATCACAGCCGATCACGGCAACGCCGACATGATGATCTACCCCGACACGGGCGAGGTTTGCACGACGCACACGACCAATCCGGTGCCGTGCATTGTGACGGTCCCCGGCTTGAAGCTGCGCGAGGGCGGCGTGCTGGCCGATCTCGCCCCGACGCTGCTCGATCTGCTCGGCGTGCCCAAGCCTCAGGCCATGACGGGCACGACCTTGATTGAACACTGA
- the eno gene encoding phosphopyruvate hydratase: MSEIFDVHAREVLDSRGNPTVEVEVELESGAKGRAIVPSGASTGAHEAVELRDGDKGRYQGKGVLKAVKNVNEIITPEIIGEDALDQIAIDNLLISLDGTPNKGKLGANAILAVSIAVAKAAAAEVGLPLYRYLGGTYAHTLPTPMMNILNGGKHADNTVDIQEFMVVPHGAPTFREALRMGAEIFHSLKKVLADKGLSTTVGDEGGFAPNLKTNEEAIQVIVEAIEKAGYKPGEQASIALDIASTELYKDGQYHFEGEGVTRSADELIHFYEGLLSKYPILSIEDGLAEDDWDGWKNLTAALGGKVQLVGDDLFVTNVERLKMGIDRGVGNSILVKVNQIGTLTETFAAVELAKKNRYTAIISHRSGESEDTTIADIAVALNTGQIKTGAPSRTDRVAKYNQLLRIEEELGAAAAYAGRGAFVQG; this comes from the coding sequence ATGTCCGAGATCTTTGACGTCCATGCGCGCGAGGTGCTCGATTCCCGCGGCAATCCCACGGTCGAGGTGGAGGTAGAGCTCGAGTCCGGCGCAAAGGGACGCGCCATTGTGCCGTCCGGCGCGTCGACCGGTGCTCACGAGGCCGTGGAGCTTCGGGATGGCGACAAGGGCCGCTATCAGGGCAAGGGCGTGCTCAAGGCCGTGAAAAACGTGAACGAGATCATCACGCCGGAGATCATCGGCGAGGACGCGCTGGACCAGATTGCCATCGACAACCTGCTCATCTCCCTGGACGGCACGCCCAACAAGGGCAAGCTCGGGGCAAACGCCATCCTCGCCGTGTCCATTGCGGTGGCGAAAGCCGCAGCCGCCGAGGTGGGGTTGCCGCTGTACCGCTACTTGGGCGGGACGTACGCGCACACGCTGCCGACGCCGATGATGAACATCCTGAACGGCGGCAAGCACGCGGACAATACGGTCGACATCCAAGAGTTCATGGTCGTGCCGCACGGCGCGCCGACGTTCCGCGAGGCGCTGCGCATGGGCGCGGAGATCTTCCACAGCCTGAAAAAGGTGCTCGCGGATAAAGGGCTGTCGACCACGGTCGGGGACGAGGGCGGATTTGCACCAAACCTGAAGACTAACGAGGAAGCCATTCAGGTCATTGTCGAGGCCATCGAAAAGGCCGGGTACAAGCCGGGCGAGCAGGCGTCCATCGCGCTCGACATCGCCTCGACGGAGCTTTACAAGGACGGCCAGTATCATTTTGAGGGCGAGGGCGTGACGAGATCGGCCGACGAGCTCATCCACTTCTACGAGGGACTGCTCTCGAAGTACCCCATCCTGTCCATCGAGGACGGGCTGGCGGAGGACGACTGGGATGGGTGGAAGAACCTCACCGCGGCCCTCGGCGGCAAGGTGCAGCTGGTTGGGGACGACCTGTTTGTGACGAACGTGGAGCGGCTGAAGATGGGGATCGATCGCGGCGTGGGCAACTCCATCCTCGTGAAGGTCAACCAGATCGGCACGCTGACGGAGACGTTTGCCGCAGTCGAGCTCGCCAAGAAGAACCGCTACACGGCCATCATCTCCCACCGCTCAGGCGAGAGCGAGGACACGACCATCGCGGATATCGCCGTGGCGCTCAACACCGGCCAGATCAAGACCGGCGCGCCGAGCCGGACGGATCGCGTGGCGAAGTACAACCAACTGCTGCGCATCGAGGAGGAACTGGGCGCGGCGGCGGCGTACGCGGGGCGCGGCGCGTTTGTGCAAGGTTGA
- the smpB gene encoding SsrA-binding protein SmpB, which produces MARSQGIRLIAQNRKAYHDYFIEETYEAGLVLTGTEIKSIRKGSVSLRDAYARVDDGEVYIYNMHIAPYEQGNRFNHDPLRPRKCLLHKKEINHLYGAVRQRGVTLVPTKIYIKDGWAKVELALAKGKKLYDKREAAKERDANREIQRALRARMRGE; this is translated from the coding sequence ATGGCGAGATCGCAGGGGATTCGGTTGATTGCGCAAAATCGGAAGGCGTATCATGACTACTTCATCGAGGAGACGTACGAGGCGGGCCTTGTGCTGACGGGAACCGAGATCAAGTCCATCCGCAAAGGGTCGGTCAGCCTGCGGGACGCGTACGCGCGCGTGGACGACGGCGAAGTGTACATCTACAACATGCACATCGCGCCGTACGAGCAGGGGAATCGGTTCAATCATGATCCCCTGCGGCCTCGCAAGTGCCTGTTGCACAAGAAGGAGATCAACCACCTGTACGGCGCGGTCCGGCAGCGCGGGGTCACCTTGGTGCCTACCAAGATTTACATTAAAGATGGCTGGGCCAAGGTGGAATTGGCGCTCGCGAAGGGCAAGAAGCTGTATGACAAGCGCGAAGCCGCCAAGGAGCGGGACGCAAATCGGGAGATTCAACGCGCCCTCCGAGCGCGCATGCGCGGCGAATGA
- a CDS encoding DUF2294 domain-containing protein: MAASKLKGCIEADISNALTKWEKDYLGRGSVSVKTDILRDMIIVSLHGILSSAEYALCETYEGMLSVKRTRTSLVESGVEDLKEIIRRITGEEVKSFFTDLSTRTGERIMVFRLHSDLERKLESGEFEGGREVVDAGRDA, translated from the coding sequence ATGGCGGCATCCAAGCTGAAAGGCTGCATCGAGGCTGACATCTCGAACGCCTTGACGAAGTGGGAAAAGGACTATCTAGGGCGCGGCTCGGTCTCGGTCAAGACGGATATCCTGCGGGATATGATCATCGTTTCGCTGCATGGCATTCTTTCGTCCGCGGAGTATGCGCTCTGCGAGACATACGAGGGAATGTTGTCCGTTAAGCGGACGCGCACCAGCTTGGTGGAATCCGGTGTCGAGGATCTGAAAGAGATCATCCGCCGGATCACGGGCGAGGAAGTGAAGAGTTTCTTTACGGATTTGAGCACGCGGACGGGCGAGCGGATCATGGTGTTCCGATTGCATTCGGATCTCGAGCGGAAACTGGAGTCCGGCGAGTTCGAAGGCGGCCGCGAAGTCGTGGACGCGGGGCGGGACGCGTGA